The following proteins are encoded in a genomic region of Cetobacterium somerae ATCC BAA-474:
- a CDS encoding PTS transporter subunit EIIC, which yields MKIFSNLQKIGKALMLPISILPAAGILLAFGDRLNLPLMTNAGGILFDNLPLLFAVGAAVGLAGESGIAALASIVAILIINSTAGIVAGVTPEMASQGGAYASVMGIPTLQSGIFSGLISGVLAATMYNKFFNIKLPDFLGFFSGKRFVPIITALFAFLIGLGFPFVWEPIQNTIGLLSKLANGENQALSTFIFGFTERALIPTGLHHIFYSPYWFNFGEYTTQSGNIINGDQAIWFKMFEEGIKSFSSESYKNAGKFLQGEYPLMLMALPAAGLAMYHEALPKNKKLVAGILLSAAFTCFLTGITEPIEFTFIFVAPVLYLFNAIFAGISYMMMYLLNVHIAKSFSAGFIDFLSFGILPSFSGYETNYIMVLVFGTVMAMCYYFGFRFLIRKFDLKTPGREVINDSENQNDNFTDKEIAAMAINYLGGNENITSIDYCITRLRVEVKDTSLVDEAGFKKLGSSGTIKVGKYGVQVIFGAKAQFIAGDIKNLLKN from the coding sequence ATGAAAATATTTTCTAATTTACAAAAGATAGGAAAAGCATTGATGCTACCCATCTCTATTTTACCAGCTGCTGGAATACTACTGGCTTTTGGCGATCGATTAAATCTTCCGTTAATGACTAATGCCGGTGGAATATTATTTGATAATCTACCATTATTATTTGCTGTTGGAGCAGCTGTAGGATTAGCCGGAGAGTCTGGAATAGCGGCACTAGCTTCAATTGTAGCTATATTAATAATAAATTCAACTGCTGGAATTGTTGCAGGTGTAACTCCAGAAATGGCTTCTCAAGGTGGAGCTTATGCTAGTGTTATGGGTATCCCAACTTTACAAAGTGGTATATTTAGTGGACTTATATCTGGAGTATTGGCTGCAACAATGTATAATAAATTTTTCAATATAAAACTACCTGATTTTTTAGGATTTTTTTCAGGGAAAAGATTTGTTCCAATTATTACAGCACTTTTTGCTTTTTTAATAGGTTTAGGGTTTCCGTTTGTTTGGGAACCAATTCAAAATACGATTGGCTTATTATCTAAATTAGCAAATGGAGAAAATCAAGCATTATCAACTTTTATCTTTGGATTTACTGAAAGAGCGTTAATTCCTACTGGGCTACATCATATTTTTTATTCTCCTTATTGGTTTAACTTTGGAGAATATACTACACAATCTGGAAATATTATTAATGGAGATCAAGCTATTTGGTTTAAAATGTTTGAGGAAGGAATAAAAAGTTTTTCATCAGAAAGTTATAAAAATGCAGGAAAATTTTTACAAGGAGAGTATCCATTAATGTTAATGGCTTTACCAGCTGCAGGCTTAGCGATGTATCATGAAGCTCTTCCTAAGAATAAAAAATTAGTTGCAGGAATATTATTATCAGCAGCATTTACTTGTTTTTTAACTGGAATAACAGAGCCAATTGAATTTACATTTATATTTGTAGCACCAGTACTTTATCTTTTCAATGCTATTTTTGCAGGAATATCTTATATGATGATGTATTTACTGAATGTGCATATAGCAAAGTCATTTTCTGCAGGATTTATTGATTTCTTATCATTTGGAATATTACCATCATTTTCTGGGTATGAAACAAATTATATAATGGTTCTTGTTTTTGGAACTGTTATGGCTATGTGTTACTATTTTGGTTTTAGATTTTTAATAAGAAAGTTTGACTTAAAAACACCAGGTAGAGAAGTTATAAACGACTCAGAAAACCAAAATGATAATTTTACAGATAAAGAGATTGCTGCAATGGCCATAAATTATTTAGGTGGAAATGAAAATATTACTTCTATTGATTATTGTATAACAAGATTAAGAGTAGAGGTAAAAGATACCTCATTAGTAGATGAAGCAGGTTTTAAAAAGTTAGGTTCAAGTGGGACTATAAAAGTAGGAAAATATGGAGTTCAAGTTATATTTGGAGCAAAAGCTCAATTTATTGCTGGAGATATAAAAAATCTTTTAAAAAATTAA
- a CDS encoding helix-turn-helix domain-containing protein, producing the protein MKSNNNINKLKIIKMFLENKKTLKEISYEENIPYSTLKRWIKKFKDDGTEALNLKERSDKNSFRKVDNTLLVTIRNFYLENKNNSLQTIYNDLKNNFNSNISFNTFYRIVSNLDEYLKNKSSTEINKNIKNGDVYILKSFISYNFIEINNTQKLPIIFLIFNASDLDIIDFHIEFSLTNSQNILAFLRESIILGLLKYNVTYLPKEILNDSSFKLSNNIKKQINDSLSLKIHDFTHENKEIERFINFLNSDIEKNLKNNITYENLYDFLSNYLKVNKNLPTFIETEDNNLLMLLFKLNIFLPRIKRKIHSYGIQIHNTIFNDIIYLKRYLGEVAEIIYNPLNLDFILAFKKNYLIGREALINY; encoded by the coding sequence ATGAAAAGTAATAATAACATCAATAAACTTAAAATTATTAAAATGTTTTTAGAAAATAAAAAAACTTTAAAAGAAATATCATATGAAGAGAATATTCCATATAGTACTTTAAAAAGATGGATAAAAAAATTTAAAGATGATGGAACAGAAGCGCTAAATTTAAAAGAACGAAGTGATAAAAATTCCTTCCGAAAAGTCGATAATACTTTACTTGTAACTATTAGGAATTTTTACTTAGAAAATAAAAATAATTCTTTACAAACAATTTATAATGACCTAAAAAATAATTTTAACTCTAATATAAGCTTTAATACATTTTATAGAATTGTTAGTAATTTAGATGAATATTTAAAAAACAAATCTAGTACTGAAATTAATAAAAATATAAAAAATGGAGATGTGTATATTTTAAAATCCTTTATATCTTATAATTTCATTGAAATTAACAATACACAAAAATTACCTATTATTTTTCTAATTTTCAATGCTTCTGATTTAGATATAATTGATTTTCATATTGAATTTTCACTTACTAATTCCCAAAATATATTAGCTTTTTTAAGAGAAAGTATTATTCTAGGACTTCTTAAATACAACGTAACTTATTTACCAAAAGAAATTTTAAATGACTCTAGTTTTAAACTATCTAATAATATAAAAAAACAAATTAATGATTCTTTATCTTTAAAAATCCATGATTTTACCCATGAAAATAAAGAAATTGAGAGATTTATAAATTTTTTGAATAGCGACATTGAAAAAAATTTAAAGAATAATATTACATATGAAAATCTCTATGATTTTTTGAGTAACTATTTAAAGGTTAATAAAAATTTGCCTACATTTATAGAAACTGAAGATAATAATTTATTAATGCTTCTCTTCAAATTAAATATTTTTCTCCCAAGAATAAAAAGAAAAATACATTCGTATGGTATTCAAATACATAATACTATTTTTAATGATATAATTTATTTAAAAAGATATTTAGGAGAAGTTGCTGAAATTATATATAATCCTTTAAATTTAGATTTTATCTTAGCTTTTAAGAAAAATTATTTAATTGGAAGAGAAGCATTAATAAATTAT